One genomic segment of Amycolatopsis granulosa includes these proteins:
- a CDS encoding DUF3710 domain-containing protein, with translation MGIFGRKKRGRHAMAEPDDSWEEDVAEEPEDEPEPVATDGPFDITEAPEDGRPRIDLGSVRVPVPDGTQVQVEMDPQAGGVRAVHVVTAHGQVTVSAYAAPRSGGLWREVVAELTEQLRNDGARVAPGQGEWGPELSALIGDVALRFVGIDGPRWMLRGVIAGPQSMAAEAPAVLRDIVRGTVVDRGDAPMPVRTPLPITLPEAVVEHIAQQQAQQ, from the coding sequence GTGGGCATCTTCGGACGCAAGAAGCGGGGCCGGCACGCGATGGCCGAGCCCGACGACTCCTGGGAAGAGGATGTCGCCGAGGAGCCGGAGGACGAGCCGGAGCCGGTGGCCACGGACGGGCCGTTCGACATCACCGAGGCGCCCGAGGACGGCAGGCCGCGGATCGACCTCGGCTCGGTGCGCGTCCCGGTGCCCGACGGCACCCAGGTGCAGGTCGAGATGGACCCGCAGGCCGGTGGGGTGCGGGCGGTGCACGTGGTGACCGCGCACGGCCAGGTCACCGTGAGCGCCTACGCCGCGCCGCGGTCCGGCGGGTTGTGGCGCGAGGTGGTCGCCGAGCTGACCGAGCAGCTGCGCAACGACGGCGCCCGGGTGGCGCCGGGCCAGGGCGAGTGGGGCCCCGAGCTGTCCGCCCTGATCGGGGACGTCGCGCTGCGCTTCGTCGGCATTGACGGCCCGCGCTGGATGCTGCGGGGTGTGATCGCGGGGCCGCAATCGATGGCCGCGGAGGCGCCCGCGGTGCTGCGGGACATCGTGCGCGGCACGGTCGTCGACCGCGGCGACGCGCCGATGCCGGTGCGCACCCCGCTGCCGATCACGCTGCCCGAGGCCGTTGTGGAGCACATCGCGCAACAGCAGGCCCAGCAGTAG
- a CDS encoding alpha/beta hydrolase, with translation MPQPPAVLLPGTGSDEVFVRSVFAGPLGAFGIRTRALAPPRGAAVTVGLLTALDAASTAGPVLAGGISLGAHLAAEWAVRNPGRCAGLLLAMPAWCGDPGDAPASLAARASADLVTRHGVAGALRVATAGVAPWLAGELTRAWRRHGDGLAAGLRAAAAHPAPTLDELASIEVPVGIAACTDDPVHPAGVAHAWAAALPRAAVVETTLGALGADRESLGRAALLGWLRAAG, from the coding sequence ATGCCGCAACCCCCCGCCGTCCTGTTACCGGGAACCGGCTCGGACGAGGTGTTCGTGCGGAGCGTTTTCGCAGGTCCGCTGGGCGCGTTCGGCATACGCACACGTGCTCTCGCACCGCCGCGCGGCGCGGCCGTCACCGTGGGGCTGCTCACGGCGCTGGACGCGGCGTCCACCGCGGGCCCGGTGCTCGCCGGGGGGATTTCGCTGGGCGCGCACCTGGCGGCCGAGTGGGCGGTGCGCAACCCCGGCCGGTGCGCCGGGCTGCTGCTCGCGATGCCGGCCTGGTGCGGGGACCCGGGTGACGCACCGGCGTCGCTCGCCGCGCGGGCCTCGGCCGATCTGGTGACCAGGCACGGCGTGGCGGGCGCGCTGCGGGTCGCCACGGCCGGGGTCGCGCCCTGGCTCGCCGGCGAGCTGACGCGGGCATGGCGGCGGCACGGGGACGGCCTGGCGGCCGGCCTGCGCGCCGCGGCGGCCCACCCCGCGCCGACGCTGGACGAGCTGGCCTCGATCGAGGTGCCGGTCGGCATCGCGGCCTGCACCGACGATCCGGTGCACCCGGCCGGGGTCGCCCACGCATGGGCGGCGGCGCTGCCGCGCGCCGCGGTGGTCGAGACGACGCTGGGCGCACTGGGCGCGGACCGCGAGTCCCTGGGCCGGGCCGCGCTACTGGGGTGGCTGCGGGCAGCCGGGTGA
- a CDS encoding DUF3093 domain-containing protein: MGDHASTAGAVGETAADAGGTRYSERLYVSWWGWPLPLVGAALLAYEIHLGYPVVPLWLPFAVLIPLMAAWLVAMGRARIRVTGDELWVGDAHLPLRFVGEVEVIGKDRKRKAMGPELDPAAYVLHRGWVGSLLRVHLADPADPTPYWVFSTRRPEALAELLRSAK; encoded by the coding sequence ATGGGTGACCACGCGAGCACGGCCGGTGCGGTGGGCGAGACGGCTGCCGACGCCGGCGGGACGCGGTATTCCGAACGGCTCTACGTGTCGTGGTGGGGCTGGCCGCTGCCCCTGGTGGGCGCGGCGCTGCTGGCGTACGAAATCCACCTCGGCTACCCGGTGGTGCCGTTGTGGCTGCCGTTCGCGGTGCTGATACCCCTGATGGCGGCGTGGCTGGTGGCCATGGGCCGGGCCCGGATCCGGGTGACCGGGGACGAGCTGTGGGTCGGGGACGCGCATCTGCCGTTGCGGTTCGTCGGTGAGGTCGAGGTCATCGGCAAGGATCGGAAGCGGAAGGCGATGGGACCGGAACTCGACCCCGCCGCATACGTGTTGCATCGCGGCTGGGTCGGTTCGCTGCTGCGCGTGCACCTGGCCGATCCCGCGGATCCCACCCCTTACTGGGTGTTCAGCACCCGCAGGCCGGAGGCGCTGGCCGAGCTGCTCCGTTCAGCGAAGTAG
- the cei gene encoding envelope integrity protein Cei encodes MSSGIGHGTRRSRAYRKRRPLPALIVIGVLGLVAMFIWVRAITSKQDIDQVLRCDPPPTAPPGVTYMNLSYTALDGTAPIPPDRIAVKVLNASGKRGQAAITTESLRQLGFTQIAPPENDPAYANSEASCRGQLRFGDNGSSAARTLSLVVPCVELVRDNRDDASVDLAIGSAFGDVVPTQAARQILTQLQTWSTQHDDSGGEQSTASPPLLDNSLLNAARPGTC; translated from the coding sequence GTGTCGTCGGGGATCGGTCACGGCACGCGGAGATCGCGGGCGTACCGCAAGCGTCGTCCGCTGCCCGCGCTGATCGTGATCGGGGTGCTGGGCCTGGTCGCGATGTTCATCTGGGTGCGCGCGATCACCAGCAAACAGGACATCGACCAGGTACTGCGGTGCGATCCGCCGCCCACCGCCCCGCCCGGGGTGACCTACATGAACCTGAGCTACACCGCGCTGGACGGCACCGCACCGATCCCGCCCGACCGCATCGCCGTGAAGGTGCTCAACGCCAGCGGGAAGCGCGGGCAGGCGGCGATCACCACGGAAAGCCTGCGGCAGCTGGGATTCACGCAGATCGCGCCCCCGGAGAACGACCCGGCCTACGCGAACAGCGAGGCGAGCTGCCGCGGCCAGTTGCGCTTCGGCGACAACGGCAGCTCCGCGGCGCGCACCCTCAGCCTCGTCGTGCCGTGCGTCGAACTGGTGCGGGACAACCGGGACGACGCCAGCGTGGACCTGGCGATCGGCAGCGCCTTCGGCGACGTCGTGCCGACCCAGGCGGCGCGCCAGATCCTCACCCAGCTGCAGACGTGGTCGACGCAGCACGACGACAGCGGCGGCGAGCAGTCCACCGCGAGCCCGCCGCTGCTCGACAACTCCTTGCTGAACGCCGCCCGTCCCGGCACCTGCTGA
- a CDS encoding DUF3159 domain-containing protein, with the protein MTEPARPGKKTDVRPAEAGAEPGRAGDQPEPTMLEQMGGVAGLVYSSVPVIVFVLANSFLGLTAGIWSAVGSAALITVVRLVRRESLQPAISGLFGVAIGAFIAYRTGSAKGFFLFGIWASLVYCGVFVLSVVVRWPLSGVIWSFLNGTGTAWRRDKPSRFGYDIATLALAAVFGARFVVQRWLYDADYTGWLAFAKIAMGWPLYGLALLVVVWAVRRSDKRLKALEDARAAEEADAEARLRLKYDSPPQEA; encoded by the coding sequence GTGACTGAACCTGCCCGTCCAGGCAAGAAGACCGACGTGCGCCCCGCCGAGGCCGGCGCCGAGCCTGGGCGGGCGGGTGATCAGCCCGAGCCCACGATGCTGGAGCAGATGGGGGGCGTCGCCGGGCTCGTCTACTCGTCGGTGCCGGTCATCGTGTTCGTGCTCGCGAACTCGTTCCTCGGGCTCACCGCCGGGATCTGGAGCGCGGTCGGCAGCGCCGCGCTGATCACCGTCGTGCGCCTGGTGCGCCGCGAGTCGCTGCAGCCGGCGATCTCCGGGCTGTTCGGCGTCGCGATCGGGGCGTTCATCGCCTACCGGACCGGGTCGGCCAAGGGGTTCTTCCTGTTCGGGATCTGGGCGAGCCTGGTCTATTGCGGCGTGTTCGTGCTGTCGGTGGTGGTGCGCTGGCCGCTCTCCGGCGTCATCTGGAGCTTCCTCAACGGCACGGGCACCGCCTGGCGACGGGACAAGCCGTCCCGCTTCGGCTACGACATCGCCACGCTCGCGCTGGCGGCGGTGTTCGGTGCGCGGTTCGTCGTGCAGCGATGGCTCTACGACGCCGACTACACCGGCTGGCTGGCGTTCGCCAAGATCGCCATGGGCTGGCCGCTGTACGGCCTGGCGCTGCTGGTCGTCGTGTGGGCCGTCCGCCGCTCCGACAAACGCCTCAAGGCCCTCGAAGACGCCCGCGCCGCGGAGGAGGCGGACGCCGAGGCCCGCCTCCGGCTCAAGTACGACAGCCCGCCGCAGGAAGCCTAG
- a CDS encoding NAD-binding protein, whose protein sequence is MHVVIMGCGRVGASLAAALERLGHEVAVIDKTQEAFRRLGSDFQGRQVLGMGFDRQVLIDAGIERAGAFAAVSSGDNSNIISARVARENFGVEHVVARIYDPKRAAVYERLGIPTVATVPWTTDRFLRTLLPDGVASAWRDPSGNVAVLQLPLHEDWVGRSVSELQEATGARVAFVMRFGTPVLPDSKTVLQADDLVYVAARSGTVGDVTSIAARAPEEEG, encoded by the coding sequence GTGCACGTGGTGATCATGGGGTGCGGCCGGGTGGGCGCGTCCCTGGCCGCGGCCCTGGAGCGCCTCGGTCACGAGGTCGCGGTGATCGACAAGACGCAGGAGGCGTTCCGGCGCCTCGGCAGCGACTTCCAGGGCCGGCAGGTGCTGGGCATGGGCTTCGACCGGCAGGTGCTGATCGACGCGGGCATCGAGCGGGCCGGCGCCTTCGCCGCAGTGTCCAGCGGCGACAACTCGAACATCATCTCGGCTCGGGTGGCCAGGGAGAACTTCGGCGTCGAGCACGTCGTGGCCCGCATCTACGACCCGAAACGGGCGGCGGTCTACGAGCGGCTGGGCATCCCCACCGTGGCGACCGTGCCGTGGACGACGGACCGGTTCCTGCGCACGCTGCTGCCCGACGGGGTGGCGTCGGCGTGGCGGGACCCCAGCGGCAACGTCGCGGTGCTGCAGCTGCCGCTGCACGAGGACTGGGTCGGCCGCAGCGTCAGCGAGCTGCAGGAGGCGACCGGAGCGCGGGTGGCGTTCGTGATGCGCTTCGGCACGCCCGTACTGCCCGATTCCAAGACGGTGTTGCAGGCGGATGATCTGGTGTACGTGGCCGCGAGGTCGGGCACCGTCGGCGACGTGACGAGCATTGCGGCGCGCGCGCCGGAGGAGGAGGGCTGA
- a CDS encoding DUF4193 domain-containing protein, with translation MATDYDAPRRSEADELAEDSLEELKARRNENQSGVVDVDEDASAENFELPGADLSGLSGEDLTVKVVPKQADEFTCSVCFLVHHRSRLAEEHNGQMICRDCA, from the coding sequence ATGGCGACCGACTACGACGCTCCGCGCCGGAGCGAAGCCGACGAGCTCGCCGAGGACTCGTTGGAGGAGCTGAAGGCTCGCCGGAACGAGAACCAGTCCGGCGTGGTGGACGTGGACGAGGACGCGAGCGCGGAGAACTTCGAGCTTCCCGGCGCGGACCTGTCCGGACTGTCGGGTGAGGACCTGACGGTGAAGGTGGTGCCGAAGCAGGCGGACGAATTCACCTGCTCCGTGTGCTTCCTCGTGCACCACCGCAGCAGGCTGGCGGAGGAGCACAACGGGCAGATGATCTGCCGCGACTGCGCGTGA
- a CDS encoding OB-fold nucleic acid binding domain-containing protein has protein sequence MSAKDGGYFSRLVRKLTSDVEELDADDLSERSEAGGARRACDCRSGEEVTVLGRLRSVELCPTKEAATLRAELFDGTEGVTLVWLGRRRIPGIEPGRTIKVRGRLAERDGQKVLYNPFYELQTTS, from the coding sequence ATGTCCGCCAAAGACGGCGGCTATTTCAGCCGGCTGGTACGCAAGCTGACCAGCGATGTCGAAGAGCTCGACGCTGATGATCTGTCCGAGAGGTCCGAGGCGGGCGGGGCGCGGCGAGCCTGCGACTGCCGGTCGGGCGAAGAGGTGACCGTCCTGGGCCGGTTGCGCAGCGTGGAGCTGTGTCCCACGAAAGAGGCCGCGACACTGCGGGCCGAGTTGTTCGACGGCACGGAGGGCGTCACGCTAGTGTGGCTGGGACGGCGCCGTATTCCGGGCATCGAGCCGGGCCGGACCATCAAGGTCCGGGGCCGCCTGGCCGAGCGAGACGGCCAGAAGGTGCTGTACAACCCGTTCTACGAGCTGCAGACGACTTCCTGA
- a CDS encoding TIGR03086 family metal-binding protein, which yields MTSLPSFDRAGAAVSRVVSAVQPDQWELPTACTSWNVRAVFEHLVHGNLRTAAWARGEPPPESPPPWDDAPEVFARSLSVLREALADPGLSGRTVHVPFGDVPGAMLVPIRVNELLVHGWDIADATGQPTDLEPDLADEALSSWTARFGDAPRPPGGPFGPPVPAPAGASAADRLAAFLGRRSVRADEPEAQR from the coding sequence ATGACTTCCTTGCCGAGTTTCGACCGTGCGGGCGCCGCGGTGTCCCGTGTCGTGTCCGCTGTTCAGCCGGATCAGTGGGAGCTGCCCACGGCCTGCACGTCGTGGAACGTGCGGGCGGTGTTCGAGCACCTGGTGCACGGCAACCTGCGCACCGCGGCGTGGGCGCGCGGGGAGCCGCCGCCCGAGTCCCCGCCGCCGTGGGACGACGCGCCGGAGGTGTTCGCCCGTTCGCTGTCCGTCCTGCGGGAGGCGCTGGCCGACCCGGGACTGTCCGGGCGGACGGTGCACGTGCCGTTCGGTGACGTGCCGGGAGCGATGCTGGTGCCTATCCGCGTCAACGAGCTGCTGGTGCACGGCTGGGACATCGCCGACGCCACCGGTCAGCCGACGGATCTGGAGCCCGATCTGGCGGACGAGGCGCTGTCGTCGTGGACCGCGCGGTTCGGCGACGCGCCGCGACCACCGGGCGGTCCGTTCGGGCCGCCGGTGCCGGCGCCCGCGGGAGCTTCCGCTGCCGACCGCCTGGCGGCCTTCCTCGGCCGGCGGTCGGTGCGGGCCGATGAGCCGGAGGCGCAGCGGTAG
- a CDS encoding amino acid permease, with protein MSKIATATKRLLVGRPFRSDRLSHTLLPKRIALPIFASDALSSVAYAPEEIFLTLSVAGLSAYAYSPWIGIAVAVVMLVVVASYRQNVHAYPSGGGDYEVASTNLGGRFGLTVASALLVDYVLTVAVSTSSGVANIGSAVPFVEEHKVFSAILIVVVLTSINLRGVRESGKAFAIPTYGFIIGILGMVLWGLFEAVRGTPMRAESAGFQLHAEASFAGFAFVFLILRSFSSGAAALTGVEAISNGVPAFRKPKSKNAATTLLMMGVLAVTMLLGIITLAILTDVKFAEDPATQLSGTPAGYQQKTIVTQIAKAVFPHFSPAFYYISFSTGIILLLAANTAFNGFPVLASILAQDRYLPRQLHTRGDRLTFSNGILFLAAFALVLIIAFDAEVTKLIQLYIVGVFVSFTVSQTGMLRHWHRLLSRETDPAARRRMRRSQTVNAIGLTMTGAVLIIVLITKFLLGAWIAIAAMVAIYLLMTAIRKHYDRVSEELATLDGSNPTVLPSRNHAIVLVSKLHLPTLRALAYAKAMRPDVLEAVTVNVDDAETRQLTADWEAKGFKVPLKVVESPYREITRPVLDYVKRVRGDNPRDVVTVLIPEYVVGRWWEQLLHNQSALRLKGRLLFQPGVMVTSVPWQLRSSAKALRRAARARPAAGDVRRGYFGDGARAGAGKDGGR; from the coding sequence GTGTCGAAGATTGCGACCGCCACCAAACGGCTGCTCGTTGGCCGTCCGTTCCGGAGCGACCGGCTGTCCCACACCCTGCTCCCGAAGCGGATCGCGCTGCCGATCTTCGCGTCGGATGCCCTCTCCAGCGTGGCGTACGCGCCCGAGGAGATCTTCCTGACGCTGAGCGTCGCGGGGTTGTCGGCCTACGCGTACTCGCCGTGGATCGGCATCGCCGTCGCGGTGGTCATGCTGGTCGTGGTGGCCTCCTACCGCCAGAACGTGCACGCCTACCCCAGCGGCGGCGGGGACTACGAGGTCGCCAGCACCAACCTCGGCGGCAGATTCGGCCTGACCGTGGCCAGCGCGCTGCTGGTCGACTACGTGCTGACCGTGGCCGTGTCCACCTCCTCGGGCGTGGCCAACATCGGCTCGGCCGTCCCGTTCGTCGAAGAGCACAAGGTGTTCAGCGCGATCCTGATCGTGGTGGTGCTGACCTCGATCAACCTGCGTGGGGTGCGGGAGTCCGGCAAGGCGTTCGCGATCCCGACCTACGGGTTCATCATCGGCATCCTCGGCATGGTGCTGTGGGGCCTGTTCGAGGCGGTCCGCGGCACCCCGATGCGGGCGGAGAGCGCGGGGTTCCAGCTGCACGCCGAGGCGTCCTTCGCCGGGTTCGCGTTCGTGTTCCTCATCCTGCGCTCGTTCTCCTCCGGCGCCGCGGCGCTGACCGGCGTCGAGGCGATCAGCAACGGCGTGCCCGCGTTCCGCAAGCCGAAGTCGAAGAACGCGGCCACCACGCTGCTGATGATGGGGGTGCTCGCGGTGACGATGCTGCTCGGCATCATCACGCTGGCGATCCTCACCGACGTCAAGTTCGCGGAGGACCCGGCGACGCAGCTGAGCGGCACGCCGGCGGGTTACCAGCAGAAGACGATCGTCACCCAGATCGCGAAGGCGGTGTTCCCGCACTTCTCGCCGGCCTTCTACTACATCTCGTTCAGCACCGGCATCATCCTGCTGCTGGCCGCGAACACCGCGTTCAACGGCTTCCCGGTGCTCGCCTCGATCCTCGCGCAGGACCGGTACCTGCCGCGCCAGCTGCACACCCGCGGCGACCGGCTGACCTTCTCCAACGGCATCCTGTTCCTCGCCGCGTTCGCGCTGGTCCTGATCATCGCGTTCGACGCCGAGGTGACCAAGCTGATCCAGCTCTACATCGTGGGCGTGTTCGTGTCGTTCACGGTGAGCCAGACCGGCATGCTGCGGCACTGGCACCGGCTGCTGTCCCGGGAGACCGATCCGGCCGCCCGGCGGCGCATGCGGCGGTCCCAGACGGTCAACGCGATCGGCCTGACCATGACCGGCGCCGTGCTGATCATCGTCCTGATCACCAAGTTCCTGCTCGGCGCGTGGATCGCGATCGCCGCCATGGTGGCGATCTACCTGTTGATGACCGCGATCCGCAAGCACTACGACCGGGTCTCGGAGGAACTGGCCACGCTCGACGGCAGCAACCCCACCGTGCTGCCCTCGCGCAACCACGCGATCGTGCTGGTCTCCAAGCTGCACCTGCCGACCCTGCGTGCCCTCGCCTACGCGAAGGCGATGCGGCCGGACGTGCTGGAGGCGGTGACGGTGAACGTGGACGACGCCGAGACGCGCCAGCTCACCGCCGACTGGGAGGCCAAGGGGTTCAAGGTCCCGCTGAAGGTCGTCGAGTCGCCCTACCGCGAGATCACCCGGCCGGTGCTGGACTACGTCAAGCGCGTGCGCGGTGACAACCCGCGGGACGTGGTCACCGTGCTGATCCCGGAGTACGTGGTCGGGCGCTGGTGGGAGCAGCTGCTGCACAACCAGAGCGCCCTGCGCCTGAAGGGGCGGCTGCTGTTCCAGCCGGGTGTGATGGTCACCAGCGTGCCGTGGCAGCTGCGCTCCTCGGCCAAGGCGCTGCGGCGCGCGGCACGGGCGCGGCCGGCGGCCGGGGACGTCCGCCGCGGCTACTTCGGGGACGGTGCCCGCGCCGGTGCCGGCAAGGACGGCGGACGGTGA
- a CDS encoding potassium channel family protein: MRVAIAGAGAVGRSIAKELIDGGHQVMLIERQAGQFEPESVEQADWVLGDACEVSTLEESGIERCDVVIAATGDDKVNLVVSLLAKTEFAVRRVVARVNNPANEWLYTDAWGVDVAVSTPRILAAMVEEAVSVGDLVRLLTFRQGQANLVELTLPEQTPLAGRPVSDLALPRDAALVTILRGDRVIVPQPEDPLEPGDELLFVANAEVENDIRKALGY; encoded by the coding sequence ATGCGGGTCGCGATCGCGGGGGCCGGCGCGGTGGGCCGGTCGATCGCCAAGGAGCTGATCGACGGCGGCCACCAGGTCATGCTGATCGAGCGGCAGGCCGGGCAGTTCGAGCCGGAGAGCGTCGAGCAGGCCGACTGGGTGCTGGGCGACGCGTGCGAGGTCTCCACGCTGGAGGAATCCGGCATCGAGCGCTGCGACGTGGTGATCGCCGCGACCGGCGACGACAAGGTGAACCTGGTCGTGTCGCTGCTGGCGAAGACCGAGTTCGCGGTGCGCCGCGTCGTGGCGCGGGTGAACAACCCCGCCAACGAGTGGCTCTACACCGACGCGTGGGGCGTGGACGTCGCGGTGTCCACCCCCCGGATCCTCGCGGCGATGGTCGAGGAGGCGGTCAGCGTCGGCGACCTGGTGCGGCTGCTGACGTTCCGGCAGGGGCAGGCCAACCTGGTCGAGCTGACCCTGCCGGAGCAGACCCCGCTGGCCGGCCGTCCGGTGAGCGACCTGGCGTTGCCGCGGGATGCCGCGCTGGTGACGATCCTGCGGGGTGACCGCGTGATCGTGCCGCAGCCGGAGGACCCGCTGGAGCCGGGCGACGAGCTGCTGTTCGTGGCCAACGCCGAGGTAGAGAACGACATCCGCAAGGCCCTGGGCTACTAG
- the dut gene encoding dUTP diphosphatase, which translates to MSPVQVLLSRLDPGVPLPSYARPGDAGADLVTTTDVVLEPGRRVLVGTGIAIALPPGYAGFVHPRSGLAARTGLSVVNAPGTIDAGYRGEIKVCLVNHDPDEPIRLSRGDRIAQLVIQRVETAAFVEVAELPASERGAGGYGSTGGHATLSGNTGQGTRK; encoded by the coding sequence GTGTCCCCCGTACAGGTCCTGCTCTCCCGGCTCGATCCGGGTGTCCCGCTACCCTCCTACGCCCGGCCCGGCGACGCCGGTGCCGACCTCGTGACGACCACCGACGTCGTCCTCGAGCCCGGGCGGCGGGTGCTGGTGGGGACCGGGATCGCGATCGCGCTGCCGCCGGGTTACGCCGGGTTCGTGCACCCGCGGTCCGGGCTGGCCGCGCGCACCGGGCTGTCCGTGGTGAACGCACCGGGCACCATCGACGCGGGCTACCGCGGGGAGATCAAGGTGTGCCTGGTCAACCACGACCCGGACGAGCCGATCCGGCTCTCCCGCGGTGACCGGATCGCGCAGCTGGTGATCCAGCGCGTGGAGACGGCCGCGTTCGTGGAGGTCGCGGAGCTGCCGGCGAGCGAACGCGGGGCGGGTGGCTACGGCTCGACCGGCGGACATGCGACGCTGAGCGGAAACACCGGGCAAGGAACGAGGAAGTAG
- a CDS encoding TRAM domain-containing protein: MSGPDWTGRVLELEVGPVAHGGHCVARAEGRVVFVRHALPGELVRAAVTEDKGGAFCRADAVAVLRAAPERVEPPCPLAVPGQCGGCDWQHAAPAFQRELKGRVVAEQLQRLAGLDRAVEVEALPGGTLGWRSRVRLVAGPDGRAGLRAHRSHRVIGLAECPIAVPGAVERAVERRWRPGTEIEVTSDGDGRVHTRELATVRGKRRARQLTGGEAVQHAAGRDWRLQAHGFWQVHPAAADTFAAVVREWAAASPGALAWDLYAGVGLFASVLAGQVGATGHVVAVESGRRAVSDGERNLADLPQVSWRAGRTEQVLRSLAGQPEVVVLDPPRSGAGREVVEAVAAASPSRVVYVACDPAALARDVAFFEAAGYRLERLRAFDAFPMTHHVECVALLIR; the protein is encoded by the coding sequence GTGAGCGGTCCCGACTGGACCGGCCGGGTCCTGGAACTCGAGGTGGGACCCGTGGCCCATGGCGGGCACTGCGTGGCCCGCGCCGAGGGCAGGGTGGTGTTCGTCCGGCACGCGCTGCCCGGCGAGCTGGTGCGTGCCGCGGTGACCGAGGACAAGGGCGGCGCGTTCTGCCGGGCGGACGCCGTGGCGGTGCTGCGGGCCGCGCCGGAACGGGTCGAGCCGCCGTGCCCGCTGGCGGTGCCCGGGCAGTGCGGCGGCTGCGACTGGCAGCACGCGGCGCCCGCGTTCCAGCGTGAGCTCAAGGGTCGCGTGGTGGCCGAGCAGCTGCAGCGGCTCGCCGGGCTGGACCGGGCGGTCGAGGTCGAGGCGCTGCCCGGCGGCACGCTCGGCTGGCGATCCCGTGTCCGGCTGGTGGCCGGGCCAGACGGCCGGGCCGGGTTGCGCGCGCACCGCAGCCACCGGGTCATCGGTCTGGCGGAGTGCCCGATCGCGGTGCCGGGAGCGGTGGAACGGGCGGTGGAGCGGCGGTGGCGGCCGGGCACCGAGATCGAGGTGACCAGCGACGGCGACGGGCGGGTGCACACGCGCGAGCTGGCGACCGTGCGCGGCAAGCGGCGGGCGCGGCAGCTCACCGGCGGAGAGGCGGTGCAGCACGCCGCCGGCCGCGACTGGCGGTTGCAGGCACACGGGTTCTGGCAGGTGCACCCGGCCGCGGCGGACACGTTCGCGGCGGTGGTGCGGGAGTGGGCGGCCGCGTCGCCCGGGGCGCTGGCGTGGGACCTGTATGCCGGGGTCGGGCTGTTCGCGTCCGTGCTGGCCGGGCAGGTCGGCGCGACGGGGCACGTGGTGGCGGTGGAGTCCGGGCGGCGTGCGGTGAGCGACGGCGAGCGCAACCTCGCCGACCTGCCACAGGTGAGCTGGCGCGCGGGCCGCACCGAGCAGGTGCTCCGATCGCTGGCCGGGCAGCCGGAGGTCGTGGTGCTGGACCCGCCCCGGTCGGGTGCCGGGCGGGAGGTGGTCGAGGCGGTGGCCGCGGCGTCACCGTCGCGTGTCGTCTACGTGGCGTGCGACCCGGCGGCGCTGGCCCGGGACGTGGCCTTCTTCGAAGCCGCCGGGTACCGGCTGGAGCGGCTGCGCGCGTTCGACGCGTTCCCGATGACCCATCACGTGGAGTGCGTGGCGCTGCTGATTCGGTGA